Part of the Choloepus didactylus isolate mChoDid1 chromosome 10, mChoDid1.pri, whole genome shotgun sequence genome is shown below.
CCTTCAAGGAGAGCCGCAAGCCAACTCCGGAGGTGTGGTCAGCGCCGGCGCAGGCTCTGAGCTCGGCTGCAACAGCGCCAGCCGCCCACTGTCCCCGGGTGAGGCCCGcagccccttcccctgccctcctcGTGGTCTgctgtgggggatgggggggcgACCACGCTCGGACAGCCTCAAACCACACAGGTGGCTCTTGCCCCTGAGAAAATGGTGCCGTGTCCCCAAGGACCCCCTTTCCATTTTGGGGAGCCCACTTTGCTGGCCAGTCCAGGAAGGGGACACAGAAAGAGGCAGGCTCTGTTGTGAGGGGGCTGCTTTCTAATCCTCTCAGTTAGGGGGAACCCACACTTCCCATTCTGCCTGGGACCGTCCCACTGCCCCGTGTCCCCTTCCTGCTCTCCGGGACGGGGGCACGAGCCGAGGCTGCAGCCGGATCCCCGGGGCCTCCCCGTCAAACGCGCTTCACCTCCGCCTCCACCTTCGTCCCACTCGGCCTGGGGGTGCTGGCGAGACCATCGCCGAGGCCCTTGAATCCCGAGGTGACACCGAGGCCCGAGCCGCTGAGAACCGAGAGGAAGCCGGCATCCGCCCCTCTGTGGACGTCTCACACTGaccttattttttaatggaaaaaaaccCTGCCGGGAATCCACGCCATCTTTAGCAGAGGCGCCCCGTCGAGGCGAACGGTCAGTGCTTGTGGCCCCGGCAGCACGTCCCAGGGGCCCGGCAGGCGGCCCTGCTAGGCTCGGGGCTCCAGCTCCCTCACCCACACCCTCTACGGCCACCGCGGCACTCCCAGCCGAGGGGGCATTGGCCGAGCCCCGGGTGGGAGGGCAGGGACGACTGGACACTGCTCCTGAGCTGACCCGAGGCCGGGAGGGCAGGGCGGACACACCCCGCTGGCACGCGGCCATGGGGCCCGGGCACCGCTGTGAGGGGGCCCAGGGGCGATCTCGGGTGATGCGGTGGGGGGCGACACGCCTCACACATGCCCAAGGCTGGAGGTGGGCGGGCGACCTCGGCAGTGACCGTGCCGTCCCTCCCTTCAGATGGGAGAAAGTGCCCCAGAACGGGTCCTTGGTGCTCCCACCCAGGCTGCCCACCCGCCTGGCTCAGAAGGGGCTGAGCACTTCTCCGGCATCTTCCTGTGGTCAGGGGCACGTCCAAGAGACCCGACAGGAGGCAGAGGCTGAGAAACCAGGCCAGCACCCCGAGGGCCCCACACCCCCAAGGGCCCCACCCCGAGGACCCCGCACCCCCGAGGGCCCCACCCCAAGTGCCCCGCCCCAAGGGCCCCGTACCCCAAGGGCCTGACCCTGAGGGCCCTGCACCCCCAAGGGCCCCAACCCGAGTGCCCCACCCCTGAGGGCCCTGCACCCCCAAGGGCCCCACCCCGAGGGCCCTGCACCCCCAAGCTCCAGGCTCCCCG
Proteins encoded:
- the LOC119504999 gene encoding uncharacterized protein LOC119504999 isoform X2, encoding MSHHPAFPRELSGNPAGVSTPAGHQRSSWDLAELEPRATCPPAAPRPSVLRQDPAEIRPGPEWRGAGATGQTSSLVRLSPRRVAGEQAVPAEDRERTAMALGPTQLLCHCRPHPPPGEPPRRSSFKESRKPTPEVWSAPAQALSSAATAPAAHCPRLGGTHTSHSAWDRPTAPCPLPALRDGGTSRGCSRIPGASPSNALHLRLHLRPTRPGGAGETIAEALESRGDTEARAAENREEAGIRPSVDVSH